From a region of the Arachis ipaensis cultivar K30076 chromosome B09, Araip1.1, whole genome shotgun sequence genome:
- the LOC107618561 gene encoding uncharacterized protein LOC107618561 translates to MPMEMEKRRFKGRSFLSFFDWNSKSQKKLLFDKPNNLPEVSNQGKENVGNMPQAQMNKIKVGDNGASPGNVAASCDFNCALSISSDEGCETKVPGLVARLMGLDSLPASTVPELSSTSLYGSNSLGSSHCQDGSLRCMADSCPVDCTMPLKLEKSSSGDVKPKSQKVGNLPALRRFQNETLPPKSAKPIPVTHNKLLSPIKNPGYVQPRNVAQIMDAATKIIEASPLQYARNGMSSVGPSSVPLRILDLKEQLEGAQYESKLVNRHIANHVNGKPNERSNLYKGTLTFKRLGDSEKNSSSYLGNKGKSASVVIPSKADVQNRDTSALKGKKGHMNSKEDSNIKPNQSSRSQKKQFTDPTRAIPQRAFTGQNSNVLGQNNINHKGKLTSKRESNKPTTRTWSSESSTAARKAANKGAAVNGNTEPNRSSTRVIDSRKESTVSKRQSISEKKKYISRAVHNDTRGTENVVDNFENKSIKCNITTDRSTNQNAVSMSESKDVISFTFTSPLGRTMPESQPSTAQVTETSNRVHANTHACRPKKLSSSTLVMDSDTIDGDTLSVLLEKMLQELPSRINSPQCTLISDESSSGSCNIQDNGFASSDNLVLTMNQQLQTTDPMEEPSCGSSESGNDIGCQHSGAVTLFENPAAVESYLDCEYSIFGSTLYPSIQDEEVSNFSPWSEQSSEVTEGSTSIKQFSGISNVIGFRRSTREMELEYIKDILSAELMAEEFVIGETNKIIMPNLFDILEIQNAENYIEYSQLERKVLFDTVSDCLELRYRKAFVGSCKAWPEWVASVQRKNLLAEELLKEIISLRSMEEVVMVDELVHKDMSIGLGRWIDFDIEAFEEGLDVEFGIVTNLINELVYELMIV, encoded by the exons ATGCCAATGGAGATGGAGAAAAGACGATTCAAGGGTAGAAGCTTCCTCAGCTTCTTTGATTGGAATAGCAAATCTCAAAAGAAGCTTCTTTTTGACAAACCTAACAACTTACCTG AAGTTTCAAATCAAGGAAAGGAAAATGTGGGCAACATGCCACAGGCACAGATGAATAAG ATAAAGGTTGGGGATAATGGAGCAAGTCCTGGTAATGTTGCTGCAAGTTGTGATTTTAATTGTGCCCTATCAATTAGTAGCGATGAAGGATGTGAGACTAAAGTCCCAGGGTTAGTAGCTAGACTCATGGGTTTGGATTCATTACCAGCTTCAACAGTCCCTGAGCTCTCCTCGACTTCATTGTACGGATCCAACTCTCTTGGATCTTCTCATTGTCAAGATGGTTCTCTACGTTGCATGGCTGACTCTTGTCCTGTGGACTGCACTATGCCACTTAAGCTGGAGAAGTCTTCTTCAGGGGATGTGAAACCAAAGTCTCAGAAAGTTGGAAATCTGCCGGCACTAAGGAGATTTCAAAATGAAACATTGCCTCCAAAGTCAGCTAAACCAATTCCAGTTACTCACAACAAACTTTTGTCTCCTATCAAGAACCCTGGCTATGTTCAACCTAGGAATGTGGCTCAGATAATGGACGCGGCTACTAAGATAATTGAGGCAAGTCCCCTGCAATATGCAAGGAATGGAATGTCTTCAGTTGGGCCTTCTTCTGTTCCCTTAAGAATTCTTGATCTGAAAGAGCAATTGGAAGGTGCACAGTATGAATCCAAGCTTGTCAATCGGCACATTGCTAACCATGTGAATGGTAAGCCTAATGAGAGGAGTAATTTGTATAAAGGCACTCTAACATTCAAACGTTTAGGGGATTCAGAAAAGAACAGTTCTAGTTATTTAGGAAATAAAGGAAAATCTGCTTCAGTTGTGATACCATCCAAAGCCGATGTTCAGAACAGAGATACATCAGCTTTGAAAGGTAAGAAGGGACATATGAACTCGAAAGAAGATAGTAACATAAAACCAAACCAATCATCCCGGAGCCAGAAGAAGCAATTTACAGACCCGACCCGAGCCATTCCGCAGAGAGCTTTCACAGGCCAAAATAGCAATGTGCTTGGGCAGAATAACATAAACCATAAAGGCAAATTGACTTCAAAAAGGGAGTCCAATAAGCCAACAACACGAACTTGGTCTTCAGAAAGCTCTACTGCAGCACGGAAGGCAGCAAATAAGGGTGCTGCTGTAAATGGCAATACTGAGCCCAATAGGTCAAGTACAAGGGTAATTGATTCTCGAAAGGAGTCTACAGTGTCAAAAAGACAGAGTATTTCTGAAAAGAAAAAGTATATTAGTAGGGCTGTTCACAATGATACAAGAGGTACTGAGAATGTAGTTGATAATTTTGAGAACAAGTCCATAAAATGCAATATTACAACTGATAGAAGTACCAACCAGAATGCAGTTAGCATGAGTGAAAGCAAAGATGTGATATCGTTTACATTTACATCTCCCTTGGGGAGAACCATGCCTGAGTCACAGCCCTCGACTGCACAGGTGACAGAAACAAGCAACAGAGTTCATGCCAATACTCATGCTTGTCGTCCCAAGAAGCTATCATCATCTACTCTTGTGATGGACAGTGACACAATAGATGGCGATACTTTAAGTGTCCTTTTGGAGAAAATGCTTCAAGAATTGCCATCTAGGATTAACTCACCGCAATGTACCCTGATATCAGATGAGTCTTCTTCTGGAAGTTGTAATATTCAGGACAATGGTTTTGCTTCAAGTGATAATCTGGTGCTTACCATGAATCAGCAACTGCAG ACAACAGATCCAATGGAAGAGCCTAGCTGTGGCAGCAGTGAAAGTGGGAATGATATAGGTTGTCAGCATTCAGGAGCTGTTACGCTTTTTGAAAATCCTGCTGCTGTCGAAAGTTACTTGGATTGTGAATACAGTATATTtg GAAGCACGCTTTATCCTTCCATACAGGATGAAGAAGTATCGAATTTTTCTCCGTGGTCTGAGCAAAGCTCCGAGGTCACAGAAGGAAGCACGTCCATCAAACAATTTAGTGGAATATCAAATGTGATAGGTTTTAGGAGATCAACAAGGGAGATGGAACTCGAATACATAAAGGACATTCTTAGTGCAGAGCTTATGGCAGAAGAATTTGTAATTGGTGAAACAAATAAGATCATAATGCCAAACCTGTTTGATATATTGGAGATTCAGAATGCTGAGAACTACATAGAGTACTCTCAGCTTGAGAGAAAGGTTTTATTTGACACCGTGAGTGACTGCTTAGAACTAAGATACAGAAAAGCTTTTGTTGGAAGCTGCAAAGCATGGCCTGAATGGGTGGCATCAGTTCAGAGAAAGAACTTGTTGGCAGAAGAATTATTAAAAGAGATAATCAGTCTTAGAAGCATGGAAGAGGTAGTAATGGTGGATGAACTTGTGCATAAGGACATGAGCATTGGATTGGGTAGATGGATTGACTTCGACattgaagcctttgaagagggTTTAGATGTTGAATTTGGCATAGTGACCAATTTGATTAACGAATTGGTTTATGAGTTGATGATTGTTTAA